Genomic segment of Aquarana catesbeiana isolate 2022-GZ linkage group LG02, ASM4218655v1, whole genome shotgun sequence:
aaatggGCAGTGATTCTATTCCCTTATCACTCTATCCAAATATTAGGAAAAggtttgcctttaggtatacttatAGGAcatatgtctttttttatttggtatattgTTTTCATAAAATCCCCCTGCTCAGATTTTATAATAAAGGTAACAAATgaccaaaaatgtggaaaaaatgcatTTGTCACTTTAACAGCTCATAATAATCATACATATTGTGCAAAGTTTATTTGCAGATGGTGGTTGGCAAGGTGATAACTCTTTGCTGGAACTACATATTTAATATTTGTGCTTATTTTTGTATATGTTGCTATTAACTTGCTGTATATTTTAAGAAAATTTAAATTTATTGAGCAGGTGCAAACCTGAACACATTATTAATACATAGTTAAGGAGATAAAGGGGGATGTGATGTCCTATACCTAGAATTTCATGTTTTTTGGCAGTCCCAGTAGGTGCTGCGGTACCCGGTACTTATTATACAGTGTTGTTGCTTTAATCACTTTTTTTCAGATgtgagcactgtcacactttgaatgacaattagtcagtcatgcaacactgtaccaaaattaaattgaatttttttttttttttttagacatattttttttttttgtgtggtatttaatcatcactgggggtTTTATTTCTTGCTATATAATTGGAAAAAAATACTGAAAACCTTGAAAAAAAAgataatcttttttcataaatttaagccaaaatgtatcctgctacatttctttagtaaaaataatccaaatcagtgtatattatttagtctgtgtgaatattatacagtctacaaactatggtatatatctgaaaagtgaTCAATCCTAAAGTACTGATAGCCTAATTTTTGTGAGGCCTTAAAATACAaagacagtacaaataacccccctccccccttttctggaaagtagacaccccaaagtatttagtaagaggcatggtgagttgtaatcttttgtcacaatttttttgaaaattaagaaattaaacaaaatgcattttttcccaATGAAATACAATCATTACAGAACCTGCAAAAATCACATGATTCTGCTGGACCCAGTTCTGCCACAATATAACACAGGGTCTATTTATTGGGGGAAAATGTAGCTTTTTCTCTTTGATTTCTGTTAATTCAGCTTTGATTACTCAAAGATACACTATACTGTCTCAAAAGCAGTCATGGGAAACGTGCAGTGAATGCTGTATGTGAAGGCCAAGCAACTGTTCCTTTTTTTAGAGAACTAGGTAACTATTTATTTCCAAAACAGAATGTCTCCCTTACTTTGGGTAGATTTACTGTTTTAatagttgttaaaaaaaaacatgtaataggTTCAACATTACTCACAAAATAATAATGTCCCATAGTCTTGCTGTTGATATGCGCTGGCAATACTTCTcttaatatatttttaaacaaattATATGTGCTTGGGGTTAGCATCACAGTTTGCTTTCATACGCATGTCTTTTATTCAGTAAATCAGTGGAATGACAAAATATTTCTGCACTTTAGGAATACTTTTTTTAATGGCAAAGTGGAATAACACTGAATTTAAGGAATTTATTCTATTAGGACTAACAGACAATCCCACACTTGAGATTATtctctttgttctttttttaattttctacatTGTCACTCTTCTTGGTAATATTGGCATCATTGTAGCAGTCAGACTTGATTCTCGACTCCACAGCCCtatgtatttttttcttaataatttaTCATTTCTAGACCTTTGCTATGCCACAATTATAACCCCTAAAACGTTGGTCAATTTTCTGTCAAGATCAAAAACCATTGGTTATTATGAGTGTGCTGTACAGATGTATTTTTTTGCTGCATCTGTAACCACTGAATGCTTCTTATTGGGTGTCATGGCTTATGATCGCTATGCAGCAATATGTAGTCCACTCCTGTATTCCACTATAATGGCAAAGAAAAAATGCATACAGCTTGTAGCTGGAGCTTACACTCTGGGCTACCTCAATGCAACACTACATACAATTTGTACTTTCCAGTTGCCATTTTGTAAGACCAACAAGATTGATCACTTCTTTTGTGATGTCCCTCCTCTCCTAAAACTATCATGCACCAAGACCACCATGAATGAAATCCTGATGTTCATATTTGGAGGCTTTGCTGAGTCAAGCTCACTCACTACCATTATTGTCTCCTACAGCTATATTATATCAACTATACTTAGTATTCGCTCCAAGGAGGGAAGGAAGAAGGCATTTTCAACATGTGCCTCCCACTTATTGGCAGTTACCATATTTTACAGCACCATCCTTTTTATGTACTTAAGACCTTCCTCTAAATACACCATGAGCCAGGACAGAGTTGCTtctgttttttatagtgtcattaTTCCCATGTTAAACCCACTTATCTATAGTTTAAGGAATAATGAAGTATCACAGGCTTTAAAGAAGATTAAAACAAAATATTGTTGTAAATAATGTCATcataactaattaaaaaaaaagttactgtCATATATTTTAATGTACAGTATAAACAGTATAGTGTATTATAATACAACGTTATTAATTTGTAATTCCTGTGGTTTATTAAATTGCTTTTTAAAATAGAATATATAAATTCTCAAATAAAtatgatgttatttttttatttatgtgtctTTGTATACTTATTCCTTGGTCAGTTTTTTTGTTAACTCCATAATAAAGTGTATAtgtaaaactatatttttttataccTTCAGATTAACATTAATGAAATACACACTCACACATATtttatgaaataaaatatataaataatatatatataagtgtgtgtgtgatctatctatctatctatctatatatatatatatatatatatatatatatatatatatatatatatatatatatatatatttatttatttatagcgccgtcaatttgcgcagcgctttacatatacattgtacattcacatcagtccctaccttcaaggagcttacaatctaaggtccctaactcacattcctacatactagggacaatttagacaggatccaattaacctaccagcatgtctttatatatatatatatatatatatatatatatatatatatatatatatatatatacacacacacacagtatctcacaaaagtgagtacaccctcacatttttgtaaatattttattatatcttttcatgtgacaacactgaagaaatgaaactttgctacaatgtaaaatagtgagtgtacagcttgtataacagcgtaaatttgctgtcccctcaaaataactcaacacatggccattaatgtctaaattgctagcaacaaaagtgagtacacccctaagtgaaaatgtccaaattgggcccaaagtgtcaatattttgtgtggtccccattattttccagcactgccttaaccctcttgggcatggagttcaccagagcttcacaggttgccactggagtcctcttccactcctccatgaccacagagctggtggatgttagagtctagacatgtgcactaacaaaaaatttgttaattttcgctttcgtttcatttgttttttttgcttttttcagaaattcaaaaattcacaattcattttgaatttttgaatttccgaattttcacatttcgaattttcaaatttcgaatttccgaatttggaatttctgaattttcaaatttccgaattttcaaatttccgaattttcacatttccgaattttcacatttccgaattttcacatttccgaattttgaatcttcaaattcgaatttccgaattttcaaatttctgaatttccaaattttcaaatttccgaatttcgaattttcggaaattcagaaattcgagaatctgaaaaaagaaagaaaatcagtaacactcgaaaaaataactaataataactattaaattataggtattggaatttcctttcaaatttggctgtttgtgaacgtaacgaatacaaatttatctggagttacgaattatccgaaataatgaatgccgcatctaaacaaatggaatggaacaaattaataataataaaaaggttttattattgttatttattattattagatcgttacgttacATTCATTTAGATACAGCGTTCGTTAGTTCAGattattcgtaacttcggataaattcgtactcgttacattcactaacagccaaatttgaaaggaaattcaaatacctataatttaatatttattattagttaattattatttcagatttttgggtttttgaactttcagattttcattcttttgaatgttcagattttcattcttatttctggattttaaaatttccaaattttcgaatttctgaaattttccaatttctaatttccaaatttccaatttccgaatttcgagtttccaaaattccgaatttccgaaatttagaatttctgaaatctagaattttccaatttccgaaatttaaaactggcagcactcatacctctatttcccaaagacaacctctgtatatgatgctgaactcgtgcactcagcttctttggtcgaccatggtgaggtttgttctgagtgtaacctgtactgctaccgctatatggtcttggccaccgtgctgcagctcagtttcagggacttggcaatcttcttatagcctaggccatctttatttagagcaacaacataagagttctctgccatgaggtgccatgttgaacttccagtgaccagtataagagagtgagagcgataacaccaaatttaacacacctgagaccttgaaacactaatgagtcacatgattcggggaggggggggggaaacggctaattgttcccaatttggacattttgacttaggggtgtacacatttttgttgccagtggtttagagattaatggctgtatgttgagttattttgaggggacagcaaatttacactgttatacaagctgtacactcgctactttacattgtagcaaagtgtcatttcttctgtgttgtcacatgaaaagatataattaaatatttacaaaaatgtgtggggtgtacttacttttgtgagatactgtatattgtcttGAATAGAAACATAACATGTTCTTCTCAGTGATATATTGCAATGTAAAGAAACCCCCATATTTAGACTTTTAGAGACAACAGGATACAATTGTTTTAAAATGACATCTTATCAAACTTCATTATAACAGAAATTATAAAAAAGCATTGATTTTATTAAAAGGACAGCTGTATTATTTGTATCTCTATCTTTAACAATGTGTGCGTTCAGTGATAAATCTAACACTGTATGATGTTTTGGGCATAGGTATGTGTGCTTATGTAGTAATGTGTTTTGTTCTATTCCCCATGCTGTAAACCCCTGAAAAAGAAAGCAGtcttctgaaacatgttgggtattCCCCACCAATGAGCTATCACTCCAGCACATTTGTTGTCAGTAGGGATGTGGGGTATTGTTTATACTCATACTTTGTAATACATCATTCTATCCCCCTTACAGCTAATTTTTCAAAAACAATAGTGTTGAAATCCTTTCTTAGACAcccgatttttacattttttggtgacCCACAAATTCCCTGCTAATTACTTTAGATAATGCCTTTTGTATTCTAAAACACTTTCTGTTTGTTGCACCACTAGAAAGCTAAACATGCTGCAGGCTCTAGAGTCAGGTGAAATAAACATATAatagtaattaaccacttcaatacagggcattttcacaccTTTCCTGCCCAGTGTCAGGAGCGTCTAGCACTCCTGCTCcttattccagcatcctggttttggctgtggcattctccttctctgtctgtccacctgcaaggtgattaatgtggccagtctctaggtggagaccaaacctgatttaaggcTGCCAAACCTTCAGTCTCATGCTTGA
This window contains:
- the LOC141129829 gene encoding olfactory receptor 5AP2-like gives rise to the protein MTKYFCTLGILFLMAKWNNTEFKEFILLGLTDNPTLEIILFVLFLIFYIVTLLGNIGIIVAVRLDSRLHSPMYFFLNNLSFLDLCYATIITPKTLVNFLSRSKTIGYYECAVQMYFFAASVTTECFLLGVMAYDRYAAICSPLLYSTIMAKKKCIQLVAGAYTLGYLNATLHTICTFQLPFCKTNKIDHFFCDVPPLLKLSCTKTTMNEILMFIFGGFAESSSLTTIIVSYSYIISTILSIRSKEGRKKAFSTCASHLLAVTIFYSTILFMYLRPSSKYTMSQDRVASVFYSVIIPMLNPLIYSLRNNEVSQALKKIKTKYCCK